In Candidatus Binataceae bacterium, the following proteins share a genomic window:
- a CDS encoding vitamin B12-dependent ribonucleotide reductase, translating to MALIVENSEVAKNNAQSRSITLQRFFTRAGVDPMSQVDWDVRSAVIAGEDGRAVFEQHNVEVPRGWSQTATNVVVSKYFRGPLGDPRRETSVRQLVGRVVDTITGWGEKQSYFTADADRDTFKAELAWLLLNQMASFNSPVYFNVGIEEKPQCSACFILKVEDNMDSILSWYRNEGMIFKGGSGAGVNLSALRSCRERLSSGGTASGPLSFMKAADASAGVIKSGGKTRRAAKMVVLNADHPDIAKFITCKQDEEKKAWALIDAGYDSSLDGDAYGSVFFQNANNSVRVTDDFMKAIVEDAEWQTRYIKGGAVADTYRARDLLKMIAEAAWACGDPGMQFDTTVNGWHTCPNSGRINASNPCSEYMHLDNSACNLASLNLLKFIDERGDFNVKAFRHAVDVMITAQDIVVDHSSYPTDEIGRNAHLFRELGLGYANLGAALMALGMPYDSDQGRSYAAAITALMNGEAYAQSARIAAALGPFEGYAINREPMLKVIERHRACAREQLKPEYVPLDLLHAARESWDEALQLGASAGYRNSQATVIAPTGTIAFMMDCDTTGIEPDIALIKYKKLVGGGMLKIVNQTVPRALKRLGYDSREVQEIVEYLDEHETIEGAPHLADAHQAVFDCAFKPRAGSRTIHYQGHLKMMGAVQPFISGAISKTINMPAEATVDEVAEAYVMAWRLGLKAVAIYRDGSKRTQPLNTGKRAETVANDALKAVSAAAPPDEFRPYRRKLADERKSITHKFDIAGHEGYITVGMYEDGNPGEIFVSMSKQGSTISGLMDSFATAISYALQYGVPPQFLVDKFAHMRFEPSGFTKNPQIPYAKSIVDYLFRWMASKFLDEQARNEVGVISQSPSADQGEVTSPKLALVRPRIAADLIDGKDTSLRQVFINQADAPPCPDCGCIMVRNGACYKCLNCGTTSGCS from the coding sequence ATGGCGTTAATCGTGGAAAACTCAGAGGTTGCAAAAAATAACGCGCAATCACGCTCGATCACACTTCAACGCTTCTTTACGCGGGCCGGCGTCGATCCGATGTCGCAGGTCGATTGGGATGTCCGCTCGGCCGTGATTGCCGGCGAGGACGGCCGCGCGGTCTTCGAGCAACATAACGTCGAAGTGCCGCGCGGGTGGTCGCAGACTGCCACCAACGTCGTCGTTTCGAAGTATTTTCGCGGGCCGCTCGGCGACCCAAGACGCGAGACCAGCGTGCGGCAACTCGTCGGCCGCGTCGTCGATACGATCACGGGCTGGGGCGAGAAGCAGAGCTATTTCACCGCCGACGCCGATCGCGACACCTTCAAGGCCGAGCTTGCCTGGCTCCTGCTCAACCAGATGGCGTCGTTCAACAGCCCGGTCTATTTCAACGTCGGCATCGAAGAGAAGCCGCAGTGCTCGGCCTGCTTCATCCTCAAGGTCGAGGACAACATGGACTCGATCCTGAGTTGGTACCGCAACGAAGGGATGATCTTCAAGGGCGGTTCGGGCGCCGGGGTCAATCTTTCGGCGTTGCGCTCGTGCCGCGAGCGGCTGTCGTCGGGCGGCACGGCCTCGGGGCCGCTCTCCTTCATGAAGGCGGCGGACGCGTCGGCGGGCGTGATCAAGTCGGGCGGCAAGACCCGGCGCGCGGCCAAGATGGTCGTCCTCAACGCCGACCATCCCGATATCGCAAAATTCATCACCTGTAAGCAGGACGAGGAGAAAAAGGCCTGGGCGCTGATCGACGCCGGTTACGATTCTTCGCTCGACGGCGACGCCTACGGCTCGGTCTTTTTTCAGAACGCCAACAACTCGGTGCGTGTGACCGACGATTTCATGAAGGCGATCGTCGAGGACGCCGAGTGGCAGACCCGCTATATCAAGGGCGGCGCAGTCGCCGACACCTATCGCGCGCGCGATCTGCTCAAGATGATTGCCGAGGCGGCGTGGGCCTGCGGCGACCCCGGGATGCAGTTCGATACCACCGTCAACGGCTGGCACACCTGCCCGAACAGCGGCCGAATCAACGCGTCGAATCCGTGCAGCGAGTACATGCATCTGGACAACTCGGCCTGCAATCTCGCCTCGCTCAACCTGCTCAAGTTTATCGACGAGCGCGGCGACTTCAACGTGAAAGCCTTCCGGCACGCGGTCGACGTGATGATCACAGCGCAGGATATCGTCGTCGATCACTCGTCCTATCCCACTGATGAGATCGGCCGCAACGCCCATCTGTTTCGCGAACTCGGACTCGGTTATGCGAACCTCGGAGCGGCGCTGATGGCGCTCGGGATGCCGTATGATTCCGATCAGGGGCGCAGCTACGCTGCCGCAATCACCGCGCTGATGAACGGCGAGGCCTATGCGCAGTCGGCGCGGATCGCTGCCGCGCTCGGCCCCTTCGAGGGCTACGCGATAAATCGCGAGCCGATGCTCAAGGTGATCGAGCGCCATCGCGCCTGCGCGCGCGAACAGCTCAAGCCCGAGTACGTGCCGCTCGATCTGCTGCATGCGGCGCGCGAGTCGTGGGACGAGGCGTTGCAGCTCGGCGCAAGCGCCGGCTATCGCAACTCGCAGGCCACCGTAATCGCGCCCACCGGCACGATCGCCTTCATGATGGACTGCGATACGACCGGCATCGAGCCGGACATCGCGCTGATCAAGTACAAAAAACTGGTCGGCGGCGGGATGCTCAAAATAGTCAATCAGACCGTGCCGCGCGCGCTCAAGCGCCTGGGTTACGACTCGCGTGAGGTCCAGGAAATCGTCGAGTACCTCGACGAGCACGAGACGATCGAGGGCGCGCCGCATCTGGCCGATGCCCATCAGGCGGTCTTCGATTGTGCTTTCAAGCCGCGCGCAGGCTCGCGCACGATCCATTACCAGGGCCATCTCAAGATGATGGGCGCGGTGCAGCCCTTCATCTCGGGCGCGATCTCGAAAACGATCAACATGCCGGCGGAAGCGACCGTTGACGAAGTTGCCGAGGCCTATGTCATGGCGTGGAGGCTCGGGCTGAAGGCGGTTGCGATCTATCGCGACGGCTCCAAGCGCACGCAGCCGCTCAATACCGGCAAGCGCGCAGAGACAGTCGCGAATGACGCGCTCAAGGCGGTGTCTGCCGCGGCGCCGCCTGACGAATTCCGGCCCTATCGCCGCAAGCTCGCCGACGAGCGTAAATCGATCACGCACAAGTTCGATATCGCGGGCCATGAGGGTTACATCACGGTCGGCATGTACGAGGACGGCAATCCGGGCGAGATTTTCGTCTCGATGTCGAAGCAGGGCTCGACCATCTCGGGGCTGATGGATTCGTTCGCGACCGCGATCTCATACGCGCTGCAATATGGCGTGCCGCCCCAGTTCCTGGTCGATAAATTTGCGCACATGCGCTTCGAGCCGTCGGGCTTTACCAAAAATCCGCAGATTCCCTACGCGAAGTCGATCGTTGATTACCTGTTCCGCTGGATGGCGTCGAAATTTCTCGATGAGCAGGCCCGCAATGAGGTTGGCGTGATTAGTCAGTCGCCGAGCGCTGACCAAGGCGAAGTCACCTCACCCAAACTTGCATTGGTGCGCCCGCGCATCGCCGCCGATCTGATCGACGGCAAGGACACTTCTCTGCGGCAGGTGTTCATCAATCAGGCCGACGCGCCGCCCTGTCCCGACTGCGGCTGCATCATGGTACGCAATGGCGCCTGCTACAAGTGCCTCAACTGCGGCACAACCAGCGGATGCTCATGA
- a CDS encoding DUF721 domain-containing protein produces the protein MTIASSRRRPPQQIGGAIQDLLARFDSDGRFEIVRLIRVWPEVVGEAIARRTEIVGLKFHTAVVKVSGAMWLQELNLMKPQILDRLRHQIDGDAIRDVRFMQGRLSRRERPRLRAVPRNTRRSIELPGVADPELRRAFESLIEAWGRSPR, from the coding sequence ATGACAATCGCCTCCAGCCGACGCCGGCCGCCGCAGCAGATTGGCGGCGCTATCCAGGATCTGCTCGCGCGCTTCGATTCCGACGGGCGGTTCGAGATCGTCCGGCTGATTCGCGTTTGGCCCGAAGTTGTCGGCGAGGCGATCGCGCGGCGCACCGAGATCGTCGGACTCAAGTTCCACACTGCGGTAGTGAAGGTATCGGGCGCAATGTGGCTGCAGGAGCTCAACCTGATGAAGCCGCAAATCCTCGACCGCCTGCGCCATCAAATCGACGGCGATGCGATCCGGGACGTGCGCTTCATGCAGGGCCGGCTCAGCCGTCGAGAGCGGCCGCGTCTGCGCGCGGTGCCGCGCAATACCCGGAGATCGATTGAGCTGCCGGGCGTCGCCGATCCTGAGCTGCGGCGCGCCTTTGAGAGTCTGATCGAGGCCTGGGGCCGCTCGCCGCGCTAG
- a CDS encoding DUF1800 domain-containing protein: MTQTAAMPLELRPLHALNRLAFGPAPGDVETANRLGVERWIAQQLNPHGLPESPELEEQIGALETLRMTPVELFLQYGPPMGGRRGPNQKPNRDPEAQKQARQQARIVVEQAIRARLMRAVRSPRQLQEVMTAFWFNHFNVFAGKGLCYLWVGAYEEEAIRPHVMGRFRDLLGATAKHPAMLFYLDNWQNTAPDSPGARGKLEGINENYARELMELHTLGVNGGYSQADVIALAHILTGWGIVRRRPPLGGGGFRRRFGEQPGAVRTPDGFFFDPSRHDFSDKSLLGESIRGGGINEGERALDLLARHPATARHLSTQLAQYFVADNPPAPLIDRIARSYLANDGDLRVVLETLFASPEFWDSRSYAAKFKTPYEFAISAVRATGTPVRNVRPLMNTMAGLGMPLFGCQTPDGYKNTQEAWLNPDAMMLRLAFATALGAGRLPLNRPFSDFADEPAGEGAGGGMRRVAMVDRVENKPAPPDPVALAMTLGDRFSPRTQAAVESAPTGLRAPLLLGSPEFMMR, encoded by the coding sequence GTGACTCAAACGGCGGCAATGCCGCTGGAGTTGCGGCCGTTGCACGCGCTCAATCGGCTCGCTTTCGGTCCGGCCCCGGGCGATGTCGAGACGGCGAATCGGCTCGGCGTTGAGCGCTGGATCGCGCAACAACTCAATCCGCATGGGCTCCCTGAATCGCCGGAGCTCGAGGAGCAAATCGGCGCGTTAGAGACGCTGCGGATGACGCCGGTCGAGCTGTTTCTGCAATATGGCCCGCCGATGGGCGGCCGCCGCGGACCGAATCAAAAGCCCAATCGCGACCCCGAAGCGCAAAAGCAGGCGCGCCAACAGGCCCGAATTGTCGTCGAGCAGGCGATACGCGCGCGGCTGATGCGCGCCGTCCGCAGTCCGCGGCAACTCCAGGAGGTGATGACCGCCTTCTGGTTCAACCACTTCAACGTCTTTGCCGGCAAGGGCCTATGTTATCTGTGGGTCGGTGCGTACGAAGAGGAGGCGATTCGCCCGCACGTGATGGGCCGCTTTCGCGATCTGCTTGGCGCGACGGCCAAGCATCCGGCGATGCTGTTTTATCTCGACAATTGGCAGAACACCGCGCCCGACTCACCGGGCGCGCGCGGCAAGCTCGAAGGGATCAACGAGAATTACGCCCGCGAGCTGATGGAGCTGCATACGCTGGGCGTCAACGGCGGCTACTCGCAGGCTGATGTCATCGCGCTGGCCCATATTCTTACCGGATGGGGTATCGTGCGCCGCCGGCCACCGCTGGGCGGGGGCGGCTTTCGGCGCCGCTTCGGTGAGCAACCGGGCGCGGTCCGCACGCCCGACGGTTTTTTCTTCGATCCGTCACGTCACGATTTCAGCGACAAGAGTCTGCTCGGAGAATCAATCCGCGGCGGCGGTATCAACGAAGGTGAGCGGGCGCTCGATCTGCTCGCGCGCCATCCGGCGACTGCGCGTCACCTGAGCACGCAGCTCGCGCAGTATTTCGTCGCCGACAATCCACCAGCCCCGTTGATCGATCGGATTGCGCGGAGCTATCTCGCGAATGACGGCGATCTCCGCGTCGTCCTCGAAACGCTGTTCGCCAGCCCGGAATTCTGGGACTCGCGCAGCTACGCGGCAAAATTCAAGACGCCCTATGAATTCGCGATTTCGGCCGTGCGCGCCACCGGTACGCCGGTACGTAACGTGCGGCCCCTGATGAACACGATGGCGGGACTCGGGATGCCGCTCTTCGGCTGCCAGACCCCGGACGGCTACAAGAACACGCAGGAGGCCTGGCTCAATCCGGACGCGATGATGCTGCGGCTGGCCTTCGCGACCGCGCTCGGAGCGGGCCGGCTGCCGCTTAACCGTCCTTTCTCCGACTTCGCCGACGAGCCTGCCGGCGAGGGTGCGGGCGGTGGCATGCGCCGGGTCGCGATGGTTGACCGTGTAGAGAACAAACCCGCGCCGCCTGATCCGGTCGCGCTCGCGATGACCCTCGGCGACCGTTTTTCTCCCCGGACGCAAGCCGCGGTCGAATCGGCGCCCACGGGCTTGCGCGCGCCGCTGCTGCTCGGCAGTCCCGAATTCATGATGCGATAA
- a CDS encoding DUF1501 domain-containing protein encodes MFKHDHPTPPAKMMNRRQFIRAAASLSAKGVILLGTHSWAARALAGESADRRRLVVVFLRGAVDGLNVVVPYGDSEYYAARPSIAIPRKGDGAVLNLDGHFGLNPALDALMPQWRAGTLAFVQACGSPDPTRSHFDAQDYMESGTPGIKTTADGWMNRVLAALPGRSPTGAVSLGPVVPRILSGRVPVANIALGRGAARPLPLDNPRIEAAFDRLYDGRDAISVAYQQGRAARKQLVGELRQDMAEADNGAPTPDGFSQDADRLAYLIQRDPSIKLAFMALGGWDTHVNEGAVQGQLANHLKQLGDGLGSFTKLLGPAYGETVILVISEFGRTMRENGNGGTDHGHGNVMWVMGGPIRGGRVYGRWPGLASSNLYQERDLAVTTDFREPITRVLAAHMGLSAAQLAQIFPNRPTDSGNVASLIRT; translated from the coding sequence ATGTTCAAGCACGATCATCCCACGCCGCCGGCGAAGATGATGAATCGCCGGCAATTTATTCGCGCCGCCGCCTCGCTTTCTGCCAAAGGCGTGATCCTGCTGGGCACGCACTCGTGGGCGGCGCGCGCCTTGGCGGGCGAATCGGCCGACCGCCGGCGACTGGTGGTAGTCTTTCTGCGCGGTGCCGTCGACGGTTTGAACGTCGTGGTCCCGTATGGCGATAGCGAGTATTACGCGGCGCGCCCCTCGATCGCGATCCCGCGCAAGGGCGATGGCGCGGTCCTCAACCTCGACGGCCACTTCGGACTTAATCCCGCGCTCGATGCGCTGATGCCGCAATGGCGCGCCGGCACGCTGGCCTTCGTGCAGGCCTGCGGCTCGCCCGATCCGACGCGCTCGCATTTCGACGCGCAGGACTACATGGAGAGCGGCACGCCCGGGATCAAGACGACGGCCGACGGCTGGATGAATCGCGTGCTGGCGGCGTTGCCGGGCCGCAGTCCGACCGGCGCGGTGAGCCTGGGACCGGTCGTGCCGCGCATCCTGTCAGGCCGCGTACCGGTCGCGAATATTGCACTCGGGCGCGGCGCGGCGCGTCCCCTGCCGCTCGACAATCCACGAATCGAAGCGGCCTTCGATCGGCTTTACGATGGTCGCGATGCGATCAGCGTCGCTTACCAGCAGGGTCGCGCCGCGCGCAAGCAGCTGGTCGGCGAACTGCGGCAGGACATGGCCGAGGCCGATAATGGTGCGCCCACGCCCGACGGCTTCAGTCAGGATGCGGACCGGCTGGCGTACCTGATCCAGCGGGACCCGTCGATCAAGCTCGCCTTCATGGCGCTGGGCGGATGGGATACGCACGTCAATGAAGGCGCGGTGCAAGGGCAACTCGCAAATCATCTCAAGCAACTCGGCGACGGCCTCGGCAGCTTCACGAAACTGCTCGGTCCCGCATACGGCGAGACGGTGATCCTCGTGATCTCGGAGTTCGGCCGCACGATGCGCGAGAACGGCAACGGCGGCACCGACCATGGTCACGGCAATGTGATGTGGGTCATGGGCGGGCCGATCCGCGGCGGGCGGGTTTACGGCCGCTGGCCCGGACTAGCGAGCAGCAATCTCTATCAGGAGCGCGATCTCGCCGTCACGACGGATTTCCGCGAGCCAATCACTCGAGTGCTCGCCGCGCATATGGGACTCTCAGCCGCACAACTTGCGCAAATCTTCCCCAATCGCCCGACCGATAGCGGCAACGTCGCGTCATTGATTCGGACCTGA
- a CDS encoding acyl-CoA reductase, translating into MNSTSVAPQVDEVFAAEFSLRAVLAANAPPVECVAAAIVATCCQLGSIEHPRGCAAVTAIAARWGWSALSLPLDRVCAPWSEFDRVLAFARTLRARRELIGFIMPANLPGAGLHEVAAAILAGCAVIIKTAAAEPIFFAEFARALAEVDAAVGARIAVFSWGRKQTDLTKAMSARCDRIVAFGDDGTIAQLEPARASGLGQPDRGLSRFVGFGARVSGIVVTAGAIGGAGRDALAETIAKEVSVFEQRGCLSPHHLFVGETDGLATRDFAEEIAAALERLARGPLPPPRALALEDAIAIRRVREAARWRALSEQSVRLWEGALPGWTIVYDRDAAFTGGPGFRTLTISPFFDPADLARRLAPVTGRVEAMGVKFSTADSRDYLAELREVIGRTGASWICEPERMQSPPADWPHGGGEFLRMLRAS; encoded by the coding sequence TTGAACTCCACAAGCGTCGCGCCGCAAGTCGATGAAGTGTTCGCTGCGGAGTTCAGCCTGCGTGCGGTGCTTGCAGCGAATGCCCCTCCGGTCGAGTGCGTGGCCGCTGCAATCGTCGCAACTTGCTGTCAACTCGGATCGATTGAACATCCGCGCGGATGCGCGGCCGTCACGGCAATCGCCGCACGCTGGGGCTGGTCGGCATTGTCGCTTCCGCTGGATCGCGTCTGCGCACCGTGGAGCGAGTTTGATCGGGTTTTGGCCTTCGCGCGAACGCTGCGGGCGCGGCGCGAGCTCATCGGTTTTATCATGCCCGCCAACCTGCCCGGCGCCGGGCTGCACGAAGTCGCCGCGGCGATACTCGCGGGATGCGCGGTGATCATCAAGACGGCCGCGGCGGAGCCGATTTTCTTTGCCGAATTCGCCCGCGCGCTCGCTGAAGTGGACGCGGCCGTGGGCGCGCGAATCGCGGTCTTTAGTTGGGGCCGTAAACAGACTGACTTGACCAAAGCAATGAGCGCACGTTGCGATCGGATCGTGGCCTTCGGCGACGATGGTACGATCGCGCAACTCGAGCCGGCGAGAGCTTCCGGCCTCGGCCAGCCGGATCGTGGACTGTCGAGATTCGTCGGCTTCGGCGCGCGCGTCAGCGGGATCGTTGTGACCGCGGGCGCGATCGGGGGCGCCGGTCGCGACGCGCTGGCTGAGACGATTGCCAAGGAGGTCTCGGTCTTCGAGCAGCGCGGATGCCTCTCGCCACATCATCTGTTTGTCGGCGAGACGGACGGACTTGCAACGCGGGACTTTGCCGAGGAGATCGCCGCGGCGCTCGAGCGGCTTGCGCGCGGTCCCCTGCCGCCGCCGCGCGCCCTCGCGCTCGAGGATGCGATCGCGATCCGACGCGTGCGCGAGGCAGCGCGCTGGCGCGCGCTCAGCGAGCAATCGGTGCGCTTGTGGGAGGGTGCGCTCCCGGGCTGGACGATAGTTTACGATCGCGACGCGGCTTTTACGGGCGGTCCGGGCTTCCGTACGCTCACAATCTCGCCGTTTTTCGATCCTGCTGATCTCGCACGCCGTCTCGCGCCGGTAACAGGCCGGGTCGAAGCCATGGGCGTCAAATTCTCGACGGCCGATTCCCGCGACTACCTCGCGGAGCTGCGCGAGGTGATCGGGCGAACGGGCGCAAGCTGGATCTGCGAACCCGAGCGGATGCAATCGCCACCGGCCGATTGGCCACATGGCGGCGGCGAATTTCTCCGGATGCTGCGAGCCTCCTGA
- a CDS encoding amidase, producing the protein MDTEALCFLSLGEVAKQIREGKLTSGEVTRCVLERIRAHDGLHAYNLVIEDSAQLAAAKADAELRAGRWRGPLHGVPVAVKDLCGTKGIPTTCSSAVLRDWRPDSSATVVQRLEAAGAILLGKLNLTEFAMAWYHPSLPIPLNPWDHALWPGASSSGSGVATAAGLCFGAIGTDTGGSIRFPSAACGIVGLKPTWGRVSRYGVFPLGESLDHIGPMTRSVGDAALMLAAIAGRDPHDDTSLAASVDDYQSALAGGVSGLRVGLDERYIATADVAEAVIDAVRTLERLGARVVKITIPDVEPGISAWTTLCAADAAAAHEHTYPSRASEYGPGFRSFLEIGAEVRGQSYAKAHQVRERFANQVQMMFDQVDVFACPSMAMASLPASAIPPDASGLIDGGSNSLVYFTAPFNLSRNPTLSLPCGQKPGGPPPSLQLVARHLGEATLLRAGAAFERATDWHLQRPPSK; encoded by the coding sequence ATGGACACAGAGGCGCTCTGTTTTTTGTCGCTGGGTGAGGTCGCGAAGCAGATTCGCGAGGGCAAATTGACTTCCGGCGAGGTTACCCGATGCGTCCTCGAACGGATTCGCGCGCACGACGGGCTTCACGCCTATAATCTGGTAATCGAGGACTCCGCGCAGCTCGCTGCTGCCAAGGCCGACGCGGAGCTGCGCGCCGGGCGCTGGCGCGGACCGCTTCATGGCGTGCCGGTCGCGGTCAAAGACCTCTGTGGGACTAAGGGGATTCCAACCACCTGCTCCAGCGCCGTTCTGCGTGACTGGCGGCCCGATTCCAGCGCCACCGTGGTCCAACGGCTCGAAGCCGCCGGCGCGATTCTTCTCGGCAAGCTCAACCTGACGGAATTTGCGATGGCCTGGTACCATCCATCCCTTCCGATACCGCTCAATCCATGGGATCACGCCTTATGGCCGGGGGCGTCGTCCAGCGGTTCGGGGGTCGCAACTGCAGCCGGACTTTGCTTCGGCGCGATCGGCACCGATACCGGCGGCTCGATTCGCTTTCCCTCGGCGGCGTGCGGAATCGTCGGCTTGAAGCCGACGTGGGGGCGCGTCAGCCGGTACGGTGTCTTTCCGCTCGGCGAATCACTTGACCACATCGGACCGATGACGCGCAGCGTCGGCGACGCCGCCCTGATGCTCGCCGCGATCGCCGGTCGCGACCCGCACGACGATACTTCTCTCGCCGCGTCGGTGGACGATTATCAGTCGGCTCTCGCTGGCGGTGTCAGCGGACTGCGCGTCGGGCTCGATGAGCGCTACATCGCGACAGCCGACGTCGCCGAAGCGGTGATCGACGCCGTGCGGACGCTCGAGCGGCTCGGCGCGCGGGTCGTGAAGATTACCATTCCCGACGTCGAACCGGGGATCTCAGCTTGGACGACGCTCTGCGCCGCCGACGCGGCCGCTGCTCACGAGCACACTTACCCGTCGCGGGCTTCAGAGTATGGTCCCGGCTTCCGCTCATTTCTCGAAATCGGCGCCGAAGTGCGCGGTCAGTCTTACGCCAAGGCCCATCAGGTGCGTGAACGTTTCGCCAACCAAGTGCAGATGATGTTCGATCAGGTGGACGTTTTTGCCTGCCCCTCGATGGCGATGGCGTCGCTTCCCGCCAGCGCGATCCCGCCCGATGCCAGTGGGTTGATCGACGGAGGGAGCAACTCTCTTGTCTATTTCACAGCGCCGTTCAATCTGAGCCGCAACCCAACGTTGTCGCTTCCATGCGGACAGAAGCCCGGTGGCCCGCCGCCCAGCCTGCAACTCGTCGCCCGTCATCTTGGCGAAGCGACTCTGCTCCGCGCCGGCGCAGCCTTTGAAAGGGCCACCGACTGGCATCTGCAACGGCCGCCCTCGAAATAG
- a CDS encoding MotA/TolQ/ExbB proton channel family protein: MLGPACVLGGQWIEGGALGSLVQLSAAMIVVGASLGACMLSFAPSSLMAAARDVKKVVASTVPDPFELIDRIVGYSTVLSKEGPIALQKQISKESYPLLSTALNLLVSNMAPESLLGVLERRFAENFRLNSAGADVFDAAGGYLPTFGIMGAVLGLIHTMSMLDDPSKIGSGIATAFVATLYGVGTANILAYPFSKKIRARAQTEKELDRIVITAFKGILAGQKGLALRQTLTGGSPTPPVALVKKTEKTEKTEKAA, from the coding sequence TTGCTTGGCCCGGCCTGCGTGCTTGGCGGGCAATGGATCGAAGGTGGCGCGCTCGGCTCATTGGTACAGTTGAGCGCCGCGATGATCGTTGTGGGCGCCAGCCTTGGCGCTTGCATGCTCTCCTTTGCCCCTTCCTCCCTGATGGCGGCGGCTCGCGACGTGAAAAAGGTCGTTGCCTCGACGGTGCCTGATCCGTTCGAGCTGATCGACCGCATCGTCGGTTACAGCACTGTCCTGAGCAAAGAAGGTCCGATCGCGCTTCAGAAGCAAATCTCAAAGGAAAGTTATCCCCTGTTGAGCACCGCGCTGAACCTGCTTGTGAGCAATATGGCGCCGGAATCATTGCTCGGCGTGCTCGAGCGGCGGTTTGCCGAGAACTTCCGGCTCAACAGCGCCGGCGCTGACGTTTTCGATGCGGCGGGCGGCTACCTGCCGACCTTCGGCATCATGGGCGCGGTGCTCGGTCTGATTCATACGATGTCCATGCTCGATGATCCGAGCAAAATCGGCTCCGGCATCGCCACCGCGTTTGTTGCGACCCTCTACGGCGTGGGCACAGCCAACATCCTCGCCTACCCGTTCTCCAAAAAAATCCGCGCCCGTGCGCAAACCGAGAAGGAACTCGATCGCATAGTGATTACGGCCTTCAAAGGTATCCTGGCCGGGCAAAAGGGACTGGCGCTGCGTCAAACCTTGACCGGAGGATCGCCAACACCGCCGGTTGCGCTGGTCAAAAAGACAGAGAAAACGGAGAAGACCGAAAAGGCCGCTTAG
- a CDS encoding FliG C-terminal domain-containing protein: protein MALQSESSARSNKAALFAMTLNKDVLAKVLKHLNEVELANLTQAYEQEAAGKPDETSLIGVGREFLELAAGGAGGHFKEALVLAVGEEGASQILRQDPWHALAKRVTPATLAALLKDERSETIGIVLAKLPSAYSSDLFALLPEESRAKSIERLTRSGSIAAAAADALAAALEESLNSGVGAGAGDQQAGVKAAATMLNRLDSEAALAIVEQLRATEPACAAALEREMFHFEDLLKLEVRVLERILGEVPTEKLTIALKGMAPEQRDLIFSGLTDQVKQMVTQGLDDSGSVAATEVRAARREISTLALNMNRDGKVRLRADEQEMVA from the coding sequence ATGGCGCTGCAAAGTGAGTCTTCTGCCCGGTCGAACAAGGCCGCGCTGTTCGCGATGACGCTGAACAAGGATGTCCTGGCCAAGGTTCTCAAGCATCTGAATGAAGTCGAGTTGGCCAACCTGACCCAGGCTTACGAGCAGGAGGCCGCGGGCAAGCCTGACGAGACGAGCCTGATCGGCGTCGGCCGCGAGTTTCTCGAATTGGCCGCAGGCGGCGCCGGCGGACACTTCAAGGAAGCGCTCGTGCTCGCCGTCGGCGAGGAGGGCGCATCGCAGATTTTGCGTCAGGATCCGTGGCACGCGCTGGCCAAACGAGTGACGCCCGCGACGCTGGCAGCCCTGCTCAAGGACGAGCGCTCCGAGACCATCGGGATTGTGCTGGCGAAGCTGCCCTCGGCCTATTCGTCGGACCTCTTCGCTCTGCTGCCTGAGGAATCCCGCGCCAAAAGTATCGAGCGGTTGACCCGCAGCGGCTCTATCGCCGCCGCCGCGGCCGACGCGCTCGCGGCCGCACTTGAGGAAAGCCTCAATAGTGGGGTCGGCGCCGGCGCCGGCGATCAGCAGGCCGGAGTCAAAGCCGCCGCCACGATGCTGAATCGGCTCGACAGTGAGGCCGCCCTCGCGATCGTCGAGCAGTTGCGCGCCACCGAGCCGGCCTGCGCCGCGGCGCTCGAGCGCGAGATGTTCCACTTCGAAGACCTGCTCAAGCTCGAAGTCCGCGTGCTCGAACGCATCCTCGGCGAAGTCCCGACCGAAAAGCTGACCATCGCGCTTAAGGGGATGGCGCCTGAGCAGCGCGACCTCATCTTCAGCGGGCTCACCGATCAGGTGAAGCAGATGGTGACGCAGGGACTCGACGACAGCGGGAGTGTTGCCGCCACCGAGGTCCGCGCTGCCCGCCGCGAAATCAGCACGCTCGCCCTGAATATGAATCGCGACGGCAAGGTTCGCCTCCGTGCCGATGAGCAGGAGATGGTCGCTTGA